A window of the Gordonia humi genome harbors these coding sequences:
- a CDS encoding TetR family transcriptional regulator, which translates to MTRRIRGLSAREREEQRRTQLLDAALDLFPERGFGNTSVELLCQAAYVSTKSFYQLFNSREDCFLALYERTTGAYQESILASSSAGAAGHGESDGPAQEEDLIRTYVDLVVADRRKALVAFSLSRTVSDPVERARRRKRAWTTDFVEAVWASHGYRIPPRRVTAALVAGMFEVVIDYLNDIHSDGTAESPQSLADDVLLFYTTFRAGLAAHGQR; encoded by the coding sequence GTGACGAGACGAATCCGCGGACTGAGCGCTAGGGAGCGAGAAGAACAACGACGAACACAGCTGCTCGACGCGGCGCTGGATCTGTTTCCCGAGCGCGGCTTCGGCAACACCTCGGTCGAGTTGCTCTGCCAAGCTGCCTACGTCAGCACAAAGAGCTTCTACCAGCTATTCAACAGCCGAGAGGACTGCTTTCTCGCCTTGTACGAGAGGACCACAGGCGCTTATCAGGAGAGCATTCTTGCCTCCAGCTCTGCTGGCGCTGCGGGCCACGGCGAGTCTGACGGGCCAGCCCAGGAAGAAGACCTCATTCGGACGTACGTAGATCTGGTCGTAGCTGACCGCCGTAAAGCCCTCGTCGCGTTCAGCCTGTCTCGAACTGTTTCCGACCCGGTCGAGCGCGCCCGCCGTCGCAAGCGCGCGTGGACCACGGACTTCGTTGAAGCCGTCTGGGCCTCCCATGGCTATCGCATACCACCGCGGCGAGTGACTGCGGCTCTGGTAGCCGGCATGTTCGAAGTGGTCATCGACTACCTGAACGACATCCACAGCGATGGCACAGCAGAGTCCCCCCAATCGTTAGCCGACGACGTCCTACTCTTCTACACCACTTTCCGCGCCGGACTAGCCGCTCACGGCCAGCGATGA
- a CDS encoding TetR/AcrR family transcriptional regulator: protein MTVKDTGSPRAGRRIHGLDAAERAAQRRQLLLHTALELFSQNGFSQTSIEALCQTAYVGNKAFYENFATKEDCYLALFQRCTSDLLNVATAALEEADADGSDPTDGVVRAFVGEMMADPRIPIVLFGQAAGVSAAIERQRRINRREAASLLNSVWARSGLERTSFSDAMAVAVIGGIFDLVADLLDRSGGAPSAHDASQLEGEVLSFVSAVRTGMMAS, encoded by the coding sequence ATGACAGTGAAGGACACCGGGTCACCCCGTGCTGGGAGACGTATACATGGGCTCGACGCTGCCGAGCGGGCCGCGCAGCGTCGCCAGTTGCTCCTGCACACCGCATTGGAGCTGTTCTCTCAGAACGGGTTCTCTCAGACGTCGATCGAGGCGCTGTGCCAGACCGCTTACGTCGGAAACAAGGCGTTCTATGAGAATTTCGCAACCAAGGAAGACTGCTACCTGGCTCTATTTCAGAGGTGCACGAGTGATCTGCTCAACGTCGCGACGGCCGCGCTCGAAGAGGCAGATGCCGACGGATCAGACCCAACAGACGGGGTTGTCCGAGCGTTCGTCGGCGAAATGATGGCGGACCCTCGCATCCCGATTGTCCTCTTCGGTCAAGCGGCCGGAGTGTCGGCCGCCATAGAGAGGCAGCGTCGGATCAACCGTCGCGAAGCGGCCAGCCTCCTCAACTCTGTGTGGGCACGATCGGGACTGGAGCGGACTTCGTTCTCCGATGCCATGGCCGTCGCTGTGATTGGCGGGATCTTTGATCTCGTTGCTGACCTCCTTGACCGCAGCGGCGGAGCGCCGAGCGCGCATGACGCCAGCCAGTTGGAGGGGGAGGTTCTCTCGTTCGTATCGGCTGTCCGTACGGGGATGATGGCCTCATGA